A genomic region of Brevibacillus sp. JNUCC-41 contains the following coding sequences:
- the noc gene encoding nucleoid occlusion protein produces the protein MKHPFSRFFGFGEKEEEQLEMETPSNNNEEIRKISISDIVPNRFQPRTVFNDDKIAELAQTIHTHGIIQPIVVRTYGQGKYEIIAGERRFRAMQKLGWELAPAIIKDFTDTETASVALIENLQREELTPIEEALAYGKLLELHSLTQEALAQRLGIGQSTVANKLRLLKLPQEVQDALLQKQITERHARSLIPLKSPEKQLKLLLEIIEKGLNVKQTEEQVVKLLTGTVQKPKPKRKAFSKDMRIAVNTIRQSLNMVTDNGINLDAEEEEFEEYYQFTIKIPKKKT, from the coding sequence ATGAAGCATCCTTTTTCGCGGTTCTTTGGGTTTGGCGAAAAAGAAGAAGAGCAACTAGAGATGGAGACACCTAGCAATAATAATGAAGAGATAAGAAAAATTTCCATTTCTGATATTGTGCCTAATCGATTTCAACCAAGGACCGTTTTTAATGACGATAAAATTGCCGAATTGGCCCAAACGATCCATACACATGGGATCATTCAACCAATTGTAGTAAGGACTTATGGTCAGGGAAAGTATGAAATCATTGCAGGTGAGCGTCGTTTTCGGGCCATGCAAAAGCTTGGCTGGGAATTGGCACCCGCAATAATCAAAGATTTCACCGATACAGAAACGGCTTCCGTTGCGCTGATAGAAAACCTTCAGCGTGAAGAACTGACACCGATTGAAGAAGCTTTGGCTTATGGAAAACTATTGGAGCTGCATAGTTTAACACAAGAAGCTTTGGCACAAAGACTGGGAATAGGACAATCTACCGTGGCGAATAAGCTACGGCTGCTTAAGCTGCCCCAGGAGGTTCAGGATGCACTTCTTCAAAAGCAAATTACGGAACGCCATGCCCGCTCGTTGATACCGTTGAAGAGTCCTGAAAAGCAGCTTAAACTGCTTTTGGAAATCATCGAAAAAGGGTTAAACGTCAAACAGACCGAAGAGCAGGTCGTCAAGCTCTTGACGGGTACTGTGCAGAAGCCGAAACCTAAGCGAAAAGCGTTTAGTAAAGACATGAGGATTGCCGTGAATACCATACGCCAATCACTCAATATGGTTACAGACAATGGAATAAATTTGGATGCAGAGGAAGAAGAATTCGAGGAGTATTATCAGTTCACGATTAAAATACCCAAGAAAAAAACTTGA
- a CDS encoding mechanosensitive ion channel family protein, protein MDRIYDNVTKEILDEKIWLLMGEGIIKIFLVLLLSRIIIRIGKTILNKFFKARLRSPIRVSERREATLIKLLENIITYVINFIALIMILEIFGIEVMPLLAGAGVLGLAVGFGAQSLVKDIITGFFVIFEDHFSVGDYIKINNFEGEVIEIGLRTTKIKSGAGELHFIPNGSIVQVTNYSILNSMAVVDVTIPNDGSIERAEKVLIDLLNSMEGKYDALIKTPEFLGIEKISPEEIVFRIKAETKPMHHIEISRILRIEISAALDSSGIKSTYNGSES, encoded by the coding sequence ATGGATCGCATTTATGATAACGTTACAAAAGAGATATTGGATGAAAAGATATGGCTGCTGATGGGCGAGGGGATTATTAAAATCTTCCTTGTTCTATTGTTATCGCGTATTATTATTAGAATAGGAAAGACTATTCTGAATAAATTTTTCAAAGCACGTTTAAGGAGTCCCATTCGGGTATCGGAGCGCAGGGAAGCGACACTCATTAAATTGCTCGAAAATATCATTACCTATGTCATCAATTTCATTGCCTTGATAATGATTCTGGAAATTTTCGGAATTGAAGTAATGCCATTACTCGCTGGTGCCGGTGTTCTCGGTTTGGCAGTTGGTTTTGGTGCTCAAAGTTTGGTCAAGGATATAATTACAGGATTTTTCGTTATTTTTGAAGATCATTTCTCGGTTGGGGATTATATTAAAATCAATAATTTTGAAGGGGAAGTCATTGAAATCGGGCTTCGTACAACGAAAATTAAAAGCGGTGCAGGTGAATTGCACTTCATACCCAACGGAAGCATCGTTCAGGTCACGAATTATTCCATTTTAAATAGTATGGCTGTCGTTGATGTGACCATACCTAACGATGGATCGATCGAGCGTGCCGAAAAGGTGCTGATTGATCTTTTAAACAGTATGGAAGGCAAATACGATGCATTGATCAAAACACCTGAATTTTTGGGAATTGAAAAAATTAGTCCTGAAGAAATCGTCTTTCGGATTAAGGCGGAAACAAAGCCGATGCATCACATTGAAATCAGTAGGATATTAAGAATTGAAATAAGTGCTGCGCTTGATTCAAGTGGGATTAAATCTACGTACAATGGCAGCGAGTCATAG
- the rpsF gene encoding 30S ribosomal protein S6 → MRKYEIMYIIRPNIEEEAKKALVERFNTILSDNGAEVEAKEWGKRRLAYEINDFRDGYYMLLKVNAESAAIQEFDRLAKISEDIIRHMATREEE, encoded by the coding sequence ATGAGAAAATACGAAATTATGTATATCATCCGTCCAAACATTGAGGAAGAAGCTAAAAAAGCTTTAGTTGAACGTTTCAACACAATCCTTTCTGATAATGGTGCGGAAGTAGAAGCAAAAGAATGGGGTAAACGCCGTCTTGCATATGAAATCAATGATTTCCGCGATGGTTACTACATGCTTCTTAAAGTTAACGCTGAAAGTGCTGCGATTCAAGAATTCGATCGTCTTGCTAAAATCAGTGAAGACATTATTCGCCACATGGCTACTAGAGAAGAAGAATAA
- a CDS encoding DUF951 domain-containing protein, translating to MEEKEFALKDIVEMKKPHPCGVNKWRIIRLGMDIRIKCEGCGHSVMLPRREFAKKMKKVLQKHDE from the coding sequence ATGGAAGAAAAGGAATTTGCACTTAAAGATATTGTGGAAATGAAGAAACCGCATCCCTGTGGAGTGAATAAGTGGAGAATTATACGGCTCGGTATGGATATCCGGATAAAATGTGAAGGGTGCGGCCATAGCGTGATGCTGCCTCGACGTGAATTCGCGAAGAAAATGAAAAAAGTTCTGCAAAAGCATGATGAGTGA
- the rsmG gene encoding 16S rRNA (guanine(527)-N(7))-methyltransferase RsmG, with product MNIEQFQQALLEKGIELSPQQLDQFDTYYRLLVEWNEKMNLTAITDKEEVYLKHFYDSISAAFYFDFNKSYRICDVGAGAGFPSIPLKICFPDIHVSIVDSLNKRISFLNHLADSLQLKGVSFYHDRAETFAQKQENRESYDIVMARAVARMSVLSELCLPLVKLDGTFIAMKAASAQDEMDTGKKAIFTLGGKIEEIHPFTLPEENSERNIITVKKVKKTPKKYPRKPGTPNKQPIE from the coding sequence ATGAATATTGAACAGTTCCAACAAGCACTGCTGGAGAAAGGGATCGAGCTTTCTCCTCAACAGCTTGATCAGTTTGACACTTATTATCGATTATTGGTGGAATGGAACGAAAAGATGAACTTAACAGCCATCACTGATAAAGAAGAAGTCTATCTTAAGCATTTTTATGATTCAATCAGTGCAGCCTTCTATTTTGACTTTAACAAATCATATCGAATTTGCGATGTTGGGGCTGGAGCTGGATTTCCGAGTATTCCATTGAAGATTTGTTTCCCTGATATCCACGTCTCGATTGTGGATTCTTTGAATAAGCGAATTTCTTTTTTGAATCACCTTGCGGATTCCTTGCAATTAAAGGGAGTTTCCTTCTATCATGACCGGGCGGAAACCTTCGCCCAAAAACAGGAGAACCGCGAATCCTATGATATTGTCATGGCAAGGGCAGTAGCCAGGATGTCCGTTTTAAGTGAACTATGTTTGCCGCTCGTTAAACTGGATGGGACATTCATTGCCATGAAAGCGGCAAGTGCACAAGATGAAATGGATACTGGGAAGAAGGCCATTTTTACGTTAGGCGGAAAAATTGAAGAAATTCATCCTTTCACATTGCCAGAAGAAAATAGTGAAAGAAACATCATTACTGTAAAAAAAGTGAAGAAGACTCCTAAAAAATACCCGAGAAAACCAGGGACACCGAATAAGCAGCCTATTGAATAA
- a CDS encoding ParA family protein: MGKILAIANQKGGVGKTTTSVSLSACLAYIGQKVLMVDIDPQGNATSGAGIDKADVEQCIYDVLVDDIEASTVVMETKVENLYAIPATIQLAGAEIELVPTISREVRLKRALEEVQGQYDYIVIDCPPSLGLLTLNALTAADAVLIPVQCEYYALEGLSQLLNTVRLVQKHLNHDLKIEGVLLTMLDARTNLGLQVIEEVKKYFQDKVYQTIIPRNVRLSEAPSHGEPIIIYDPKSRGAEVYLELAKEVVSNG, encoded by the coding sequence GTGGGTAAGATTCTCGCCATTGCCAATCAAAAGGGCGGTGTTGGAAAAACGACAACTTCTGTCAGCCTAAGTGCTTGTCTTGCTTACATAGGACAGAAAGTCTTAATGGTCGATATTGACCCGCAGGGAAATGCGACAAGCGGTGCAGGTATTGACAAAGCAGATGTGGAACAATGTATTTATGATGTATTGGTTGATGATATCGAGGCCAGTACCGTCGTCATGGAAACAAAGGTAGAAAACCTATATGCCATACCTGCGACAATTCAACTGGCAGGTGCAGAAATTGAACTTGTCCCAACCATCTCTAGGGAAGTCCGGTTAAAAAGGGCATTAGAAGAGGTGCAGGGCCAATATGATTACATTGTGATTGACTGCCCTCCATCATTGGGTTTGCTTACGCTTAATGCCTTAACGGCCGCCGATGCAGTTTTGATTCCGGTACAATGTGAATACTATGCATTGGAGGGTTTGAGTCAACTATTGAACACGGTCCGCCTCGTCCAAAAGCATTTGAACCATGATTTGAAAATCGAGGGTGTGCTATTGACGATGTTGGATGCAAGAACGAATCTAGGTCTCCAGGTCATAGAAGAGGTCAAAAAATACTTTCAGGATAAAGTCTATCAAACCATCATTCCCCGCAATGTCCGTTTGAGTGAAGCACCGAGCCATGGAGAACCGATAATTATATATGATCCAAAGTCACGAGGGGCGGAGGTCTATTTAGAACTGGCAAAGGAAGTGGTATCAAATGGCTAA
- the ychF gene encoding redox-regulated ATPase YchF encodes MALTAGIVGLPNVGKSTLFNAITQAGAESANYPFCTIDPNVGIVEVPDHRLQKLTELVKPKKTVPTAFEFTDIAGIVKGASKGEGLGNKFLSHIRQVDAICQVVRCFADDNITHVSGKVNPIDDIEVINLELILADLESVVKRIDRVGKMAKQKDKAAVAEHEILVALKEALEDEKPARTVEFTEEQQKIVKGMHLLTAKPTLYVANVSEDEVANADDNEYVQQVREYAAKENAEVIVICAKIEEEIAELEGEEKEMFLSELGIEESGLDQLIRASYNLLGLATYFTAGVQEVRAWTFRKGMKAPQCAGVIHTDFERGFIRAETVSYTDLLEAGSHGAAKEAGKVRLEGKEYIVNDGDVIHFRFNV; translated from the coding sequence ATGGCTTTAACAGCTGGTATAGTCGGTTTGCCTAACGTAGGTAAATCCACTTTATTTAATGCAATTACTCAGGCGGGTGCGGAATCTGCTAACTATCCTTTCTGTACGATCGACCCAAATGTCGGGATCGTGGAAGTGCCAGATCACCGTCTGCAAAAACTGACTGAATTGGTAAAACCGAAAAAAACCGTTCCGACAGCATTTGAATTCACGGATATCGCCGGGATTGTAAAAGGAGCAAGTAAAGGAGAAGGATTGGGTAATAAATTCCTTTCCCATATCCGTCAGGTGGATGCAATTTGTCAAGTCGTCCGTTGTTTTGCAGACGATAACATTACCCATGTCTCCGGAAAAGTGAATCCAATCGATGATATCGAAGTCATCAACCTTGAATTGATCCTTGCCGATTTGGAATCTGTTGTCAAACGCATCGACCGTGTCGGAAAAATGGCTAAGCAAAAAGATAAAGCCGCTGTGGCAGAACATGAAATCCTTGTAGCTTTAAAAGAAGCATTGGAAGATGAAAAGCCTGCACGTACCGTCGAGTTCACTGAAGAACAGCAAAAAATCGTGAAGGGCATGCATTTACTTACAGCGAAGCCGACGCTTTATGTGGCGAACGTGAGCGAAGATGAAGTGGCGAATGCTGACGATAATGAATATGTACAGCAAGTTCGTGAATATGCCGCTAAGGAAAATGCCGAAGTGATCGTGATTTGTGCCAAAATCGAAGAAGAAATTGCAGAGCTTGAAGGTGAAGAAAAGGAAATGTTCCTATCTGAACTTGGCATCGAGGAGTCAGGTCTTGATCAGTTGATCCGTGCTTCTTATAACCTGCTTGGATTGGCAACATATTTTACAGCTGGTGTACAGGAAGTGCGTGCTTGGACATTCCGCAAAGGAATGAAAGCACCTCAATGTGCAGGCGTCATTCACACGGACTTCGAACGTGGTTTCATCCGTGCCGAAACGGTTTCTTATACCGATCTACTTGAAGCGGGCAGTCATGGTGCTGCAAAAGAAGCAGGTAAAGTTCGTTTGGAAGGAAAAGAATACATCGTTAACGATGGCGATGTTATCCATTTCCGTTTTAACGTTTAA
- the yyaC gene encoding spore protease YyaC gives MNLNSSLFNNNKNRLSRILHEDTDASKQISQELINLLPTGKLQPIVIVCIGTDRSTGDSLGPLVGTLLSEKAENGSSSFHVHGTLDDPIHAMNLQEKLNEIKKMHANPFIVGIDACLGKMKSVGIVQIGQGPVKPGAGVNKDLPSVGNAHITGIVNVSGFMEFMVLQNTRLNLVLKMAKTIAEGIYEAQNHYPVKPSITPFTWSFKQEKTL, from the coding sequence ATGAATCTGAATTCTAGTCTATTTAATAATAATAAAAATAGATTGAGTCGCATCCTGCATGAAGATACGGATGCATCCAAACAAATTTCCCAGGAATTAATCAACCTCCTACCAACCGGAAAGCTCCAACCAATCGTCATCGTCTGCATAGGCACGGACCGTTCCACAGGCGATTCACTCGGACCACTTGTCGGCACTCTGCTTAGTGAAAAAGCTGAAAACGGTTCTTCTTCATTCCATGTTCATGGTACTCTGGATGACCCTATACATGCGATGAATTTACAGGAAAAATTAAATGAAATCAAAAAAATGCACGCCAATCCCTTTATCGTCGGAATCGATGCTTGCTTAGGGAAAATGAAAAGCGTCGGAATCGTTCAAATTGGCCAGGGACCAGTGAAGCCAGGGGCTGGGGTCAATAAAGATCTTCCTTCCGTCGGAAATGCACATATTACAGGAATCGTGAATGTAAGTGGATTCATGGAGTTCATGGTCTTGCAGAACACACGTCTTAATCTTGTGCTAAAAATGGCCAAAACCATTGCCGAGGGGATTTATGAAGCACAAAATCATTATCCAGTAAAACCTTCCATCACCCCTTTCACATGGTCATTCAAGCAAGAAAAAACCCTATGA
- the rpsR gene encoding 30S ribosomal protein S18 — MAMGGRKGRGKRKKVCYFTSNGITKIDYKDVDLLKKFVSERGKILPRRVTGTSAKYQRKLTIAIKRSRTMALLPYVSGE; from the coding sequence ATGGCAATGGGTGGACGTAAAGGACGCGGTAAGCGTAAAAAGGTTTGTTATTTCACATCTAACGGAATCACTAAAATTGATTACAAAGATGTAGATCTTCTTAAAAAATTCGTCTCAGAACGCGGTAAAATTTTACCACGTCGTGTAACTGGTACAAGCGCTAAATATCAACGTAAATTAACGATTGCTATTAAACGCTCACGTACTATGGCATTACTACCATATGTATCTGGTGAATAA
- a CDS encoding DUF554 domain-containing protein, whose translation MVLLGALVNGACILIGSILGRFLQHIPEKIKETVMSGIGLAVMVLGLQMGLKSDNFLVVILSIVGGAVLGEWMNLEARLNSLGNWLERRMKAKEGISISQGFVTATLIFGIGAMAIIGALDSGIRNDHDVLITKAIIDGFTALVLASTLGIGVLFSAFPVILYEGFIAIFSRQINTMIPTALMDSFILEMTATGGVMILAIGLNIIGLTKIRVANLLPGIMITAILVTLMYYV comes from the coding sequence ATGGTATTATTAGGGGCTTTGGTGAATGGTGCCTGCATTTTAATCGGTTCGATTTTAGGAAGGTTTTTACAACATATACCTGAAAAGATAAAAGAAACGGTCATGAGCGGTATCGGTTTGGCCGTCATGGTCTTAGGTTTGCAGATGGGCTTAAAAAGCGATAATTTCCTTGTTGTCATTTTAAGTATTGTCGGAGGGGCTGTCCTCGGTGAATGGATGAATCTTGAGGCTAGGCTAAATTCTTTAGGCAATTGGCTTGAACGCAGGATGAAAGCGAAGGAAGGAATTTCGATATCTCAGGGATTTGTAACGGCTACGCTCATATTTGGCATTGGGGCGATGGCCATCATCGGTGCCCTGGATAGCGGTATCCGGAATGATCATGACGTTTTGATAACAAAAGCGATCATCGATGGCTTTACAGCATTGGTCCTCGCCAGTACACTTGGCATAGGTGTACTTTTTTCAGCATTTCCGGTCATTCTTTATGAGGGATTCATAGCAATTTTCTCAAGGCAGATCAATACGATGATCCCAACAGCTTTAATGGATTCCTTTATACTGGAAATGACAGCAACTGGGGGAGTCATGATTTTGGCAATTGGTTTGAATATTATCGGTCTGACCAAAATAAGGGTGGCAAATCTGCTTCCGGGCATAATGATCACCGCGATTCTGGTTACTCTCATGTATTATGTATAA
- a CDS encoding YybS family protein, which produces MNSGRRIAEGGALLALYCILLFITIQIPLLGIFTTFFLPIPFILVTIKQKLSWSLGYLFVASLLSILIGTILSVPLTLLMGATGIAIGYFLKKDKPMAPMFISAVLVFLGGILLIYAASVLITDINYIEESMDMVEGSIENTIGIMDSFGQAPTEQVKKRMYESLDMMNTLMPSLFVLMSVIMVLLIFFAAHPIVKRFSDKALKWPHFRDLRLPKSLLWYYLITMLLALFVNTDKNSFVYMAITNLFFILQFFILLQGYSLIFYIAHVKSWVRAIPVLIVVFSLLLPIPIITTAVRFLGIIDLGFPFRETIKKKE; this is translated from the coding sequence ATGAATAGCGGAAGACGGATTGCCGAGGGCGGAGCCCTTCTGGCACTATATTGCATTTTATTGTTCATCACCATTCAAATCCCACTATTGGGTATTTTCACTACTTTCTTTTTACCCATTCCATTCATTCTTGTCACAATCAAACAAAAGTTATCGTGGAGCCTTGGTTACTTATTCGTAGCCTCGTTATTGTCGATCCTCATCGGGACGATATTGTCTGTTCCGCTGACCTTGCTCATGGGGGCAACGGGAATCGCGATCGGCTATTTTTTGAAAAAGGACAAACCGATGGCACCTATGTTCATAAGCGCAGTCCTAGTTTTCCTGGGAGGCATTTTATTAATATATGCGGCTTCAGTATTGATAACGGATATTAATTACATAGAAGAATCGATGGACATGGTTGAGGGGTCCATCGAAAATACTATCGGCATAATGGATTCTTTTGGACAGGCACCGACGGAACAAGTCAAAAAGCGGATGTATGAATCACTCGATATGATGAACACGCTGATGCCAAGTTTGTTCGTCTTGATGTCCGTCATCATGGTTTTATTGATTTTCTTTGCAGCGCATCCCATTGTGAAGAGATTCAGTGATAAGGCGTTAAAATGGCCCCATTTTCGAGATCTGCGACTCCCGAAAAGCCTTTTATGGTATTATTTAATTACGATGCTTCTGGCTCTTTTTGTGAATACGGACAAGAACAGTTTTGTATATATGGCCATAACGAACCTATTTTTCATACTGCAGTTCTTCATTTTATTACAAGGTTATTCCCTGATATTCTATATCGCTCATGTTAAGTCATGGGTTAGGGCCATACCTGTTTTAATCGTGGTTTTTTCTTTGCTGCTGCCGATTCCGATTATTACGACGGCTGTTCGATTTTTAGGTATAATAGATTTAGGCTTTCCTTTTAGGGAGACAATCAAGAAAAAGGAATAG
- a CDS encoding ParB/RepB/Spo0J family partition protein, with amino-acid sequence MAKGLGKGLNALFNSGEISKDEIVREIKLRELRPNPYQPRKSFRLEAIEELKQSIMEHGILQPIIARESIKGYEIVAGERRYRAAEEAGLKTVPVVVRKLSEQQMMELAILENLQREDLNPIEEAVAYQTLLEKLEFTQEQLANRLGKSRPHIANHVRLLSLPEGIRRYISDGEISMGHGRALLGLKKKEMLKPVADKILKEGMNVRQLEQYIHQLNDTVSRETKPKKQEKKDIFIKQRETSLRERLGTSVTIKQSKKKGKIEIEFFSKEDLERILNLIDQENLSS; translated from the coding sequence ATGGCTAAAGGACTTGGCAAAGGACTTAACGCACTTTTCAATAGTGGGGAAATCAGTAAAGATGAAATCGTGCGAGAAATCAAATTAAGGGAATTAAGGCCAAATCCTTATCAGCCCCGAAAGAGCTTTCGGCTTGAAGCTATAGAGGAATTAAAGCAATCCATCATGGAACATGGGATATTACAGCCGATTATTGCCCGGGAAAGCATTAAGGGATATGAAATCGTTGCTGGGGAAAGGCGTTATCGTGCTGCCGAGGAAGCTGGTTTAAAGACAGTTCCGGTCGTTGTGAGGAAATTGAGCGAACAGCAGATGATGGAACTGGCGATTTTGGAAAACCTGCAAAGGGAAGATTTGAATCCAATCGAGGAGGCTGTCGCTTATCAAACGCTTCTGGAAAAATTGGAATTCACCCAGGAGCAGTTAGCCAATCGGCTGGGTAAAAGCCGTCCCCATATCGCAAACCATGTTAGATTGCTATCTTTGCCTGAAGGGATTAGGAGATATATCTCCGACGGGGAAATTTCCATGGGGCATGGCCGGGCATTGCTAGGTTTAAAGAAAAAAGAGATGCTTAAGCCGGTAGCGGATAAAATCCTCAAAGAAGGAATGAATGTCAGACAGCTAGAGCAATATATTCATCAATTGAATGATACCGTTTCACGTGAAACTAAACCTAAGAAACAAGAAAAAAAAGATATCTTCATAAAGCAACGGGAGACAAGTCTGCGTGAAAGACTAGGAACGAGCGTAACGATAAAACAAAGCAAGAAAAAAGGAAAAATAGAAATAGAATTCTTTTCAAAGGAAGATTTAGAGAGAATTTTGAACTTGATCGATCAAGAGAACCTATCCTCTTAG
- the ssb gene encoding single-stranded DNA-binding protein, producing the protein MMNRVVLVGRLTKDPELRYTPNGVPVATFTLAVNRSFTNQQGEREADFINCVVWRKPAENVANFLKKGSLAGVDGRVQTRNYEGQDGKRVYVTEILAESVQFLEPRSSSAGERNEGGSYGGGQRSYGNNNGNDNNSYGQNPNQNQRSNNNYTRVDDDPFANDGKTIDISDDDLPF; encoded by the coding sequence ATGATGAATCGCGTAGTTTTGGTAGGACGCTTAACTAAAGATCCTGAATTACGATATACACCTAATGGAGTTCCCGTAGCTACCTTTACTTTAGCTGTGAACCGTAGTTTTACGAATCAGCAGGGTGAACGTGAAGCGGATTTCATTAACTGTGTAGTTTGGCGTAAACCGGCAGAAAATGTAGCTAACTTCTTGAAAAAGGGCAGTTTAGCTGGCGTGGATGGACGTGTCCAAACACGTAATTATGAAGGACAAGACGGCAAACGCGTATATGTGACGGAGATTCTGGCTGAGAGCGTTCAATTCCTTGAACCACGAAGCAGTTCAGCGGGTGAAAGAAATGAAGGCGGTTCTTACGGTGGGGGTCAAAGAAGTTATGGCAATAATAACGGAAATGACAACAATTCGTATGGACAAAATCCTAATCAGAATCAACGGAGCAATAACAACTACACTCGTGTAGATGACGATCCGTTTGCAAATGACGGTAAGACAATCGACATTTCAGATGACGATCTTCCATTTTAA